The DNA region CGTGGCCCCCGGGCGCTGATCGTGGGCGCCGACGACGACGGCGAGGCCCTGCTGCGCGCCCTGCGCGGCTCGCGCACCGCGCCGCGTCGGGTGGTCGGCTTCCTCGACGCCGACCCACGCCGCCAGGGACGCCGCATCGGCGGCGTGCCGGTGCTGGGCGCCGCGGACCGGCTGTCGTACTGGGTCGCTCGGCTGCATATCGAAGAAGTCCTCATCTCCGGCGGCATGAACGGCCGCGACGTGCGGATGCTGGTCGACGCCGCCGAGCAGTGCGGCGTGCGCGTTTGTGTGCTGCCGAGCTACGACCGGCTGCTCCAGGGCTCGGTCGCCGTGCAGCCGCGGCCGGTCGCCATCGAAGACCTGCTGCGCCGCGACCCCGTGCAGCTCGACCAGGCCAGCCTCCACGGGTTCGTCGGGGGCCAAACGGTGCTGGTGACCGGCAGCGCCGGCAGCATCGGGTCGGAGCTCTGCCGACAACTGCTGGCGCTGGGGCCCAAACGCTTGGTGCTGGTCGACCGCAGCGAGACCGGCCAGTTCTTCCTGGAACGCGAGCTCACCCTGGGGGGCTCGGGCGTTGAGGTCACCGCCATGCTGGCCGACATGACAGACGTCGACCGCCTGCGCGTGGTGTTCGACCAGACCCGCCCCGACGTGGTGTTCCACGCCGCCGCGTACAAGCACGTGCCGCTGATGGAGTCGCACCCCGGCGAGGGGATCAAGAACATCGTGCTGGCCACCCGCAACGTCGCGGAGCTGGCCCACGAGTTCGACTGCGGCACGCTGGTGATGATCAGCACCGACAAGGCGGTGAACCCCACCAGCGTGATGGGCTCGTGCAAGAAGCTGGCCGAACGGTACGTGCAGGCCCGCGCGGCCGCCGGGCGGCGGTTCATCACCGTGCGGTTCGGCAACGTGCTCGACTCGGCCGGCAGCGTGGTGCCGATCTTCCGCCAGCAGATCGCCGCGGGGGGGCCGATCACCATCACCCACCCCGACATCGTGCGGTACTTCATGATGATCCCCGAGGCGGCCCAGTTGGTGATCCAGGCCGGAGCGCTGGGCGCGGGGGGGGAGATCTTCGTGCTCGACATGGGCGAGCCGGTCCGCATCGTCGACCTGGCCCGCGACATGATCCACCTGTCGGGGCTGAGGGAAGGGGAAGACATCGAGATCGAGGTCGTCGGCCTCCGCCCGGGCGAGAAGCTGTACGAGGAGTTGTACGGCGACGAAGAGACCCACGCCCCCACGTCGCACCCCAAGATCATGGCCGCCGCCAGCGCGGCGGTGTCGCTGTTGAAGGTGACCCGCGACATCAACCGGCTCGAGGCGCTGGCCAACGCTCCGGCCGACGTGGTCCGCGCCGCCCTGGGCGAGGTGGTGCCGCGGCTCGAGTCGCAGGCCGCCGAGCGCCGGGCCGCGTAGCGGGGCCCGAGGCGCCGCCCCGCTGCCTGCGGGTTTTTGCGCGAGTCGAATTTTGTCCGTTTGTCCGGTCCCCTGGGGGGCGCGTTTTCGGACAAAACCCTCCCCCGACCCCCAGACACCCCCCAAACCGCGGGGTTTTTGCGGGCCCGACCCCCCCGGCCGGCGGCCCTGCCCCCTCCGCGGGGTCGTTTTCGGACTTCCGAGTGGACACCTGAGGGACAAAACGCGCGCACCTGTCTGGGTGAAAACAATCGCCGAGAAATGAGCGTGTGCGCGCATAGCTGCGGGAGCGGAGGGGACTCTCGTCCCCCGCTCAGGCGTGGATTGGTGGGTGGTTTTGACCTCGTATTATTGCGACTCTTTGGGCTGACGCGACCGCGATTTTGAGCCACCGGCTGGCGTGCTATAATCCAGCAAGGGCCGCGAGCCGTGAAGCCAGACGCATGTTATGAAGACAATCGAAGTTTCCGACGCCACCTACAGCGCGATCGCCGCTCATTTCGGCGACGTGGGAGGGTTTCTTGATCGCGCGGCTCAATACGCGCGTAGCAAGGGGGATGAGCAACCCCGGTTCGACGCCGACAGCCTGTTGGGCGACTTCCGCCGGATTGAAGGGATGTTCGGCGCCGCTTCGCTGCAAGAAGTGCTCGGCGACCGCCGCTTAGGGCGCGAGTAATGCCGCTGATCGTCGATGTGTCGGCCCTAGCGCCCCTCGCCTTCCCTGACGAAGATCACCACTTCGCGGAAGCCGTGGTGCGTGAACTGTCTCGAACGGACGGCCTGATTCCTGCGCTATTCTGGTTCGAGATTTGGAACGTGCTTTCCGTGAACGTCACAAGACGTGATCGGCTCACCGAGGACCGCGCGATTGAGTTTGTGACGCTGCTTGAACGTCTCGGCCTAGAAGTTGATCCGCCCCCCAAGAGCAAAGAGCTGTTGGCTTTGACGTTCAACTACCGGATCACTGCCTACGACGCGGCTTACCTAGAGTTGGCATTGCGCGTTGACGCTCCCCTAGCGACTCAGGACACAGACTTGCTCGAAGCGGCTCGTGCTTCCGGTGGCAGGCTGTTCCTGCCGCCATCATCGGCGTGATACTGTAGGAGAGGGCGGCCGCCGCGCCGTTTCGTTCCTCTGAAGGAACTGCTCAGCTACGGCTCCTCATCGAACGGACAATCACATTGCCGCCGAGGACGCGCAGCCGACTCAGAGAAAGAACGCGTTTGGAAACCGCCGATGGACGCCGATCAACACGCCGATTGGATCATGTGCGCTTATCTGCGTTCATCGGCGCGTATCGGCGGTTGCTTTTTGCGTCCGTCTCCGTGTTCTCCGGTTTGCGTGGCGAGCGGGCTTGGTTCCCCGCGGCCCCGCGGGGAGTGTACGATGACGGCGATACGCCGGCGGGGACCGGCCCCGCGAACGATTGCACCCTCGGACTTTGGCCACTCATGCGATCCGTCTATTGCTGCTTGATGCTGCTCGTCGCGGGCGCCGCCTGCGCCACGGCGCCCGTCGCCTCCGACGACGCCATCGGCCCGCCCCCCGGGGTGACGATCACCGACGATGGCGGCGTCGATACGCCGGGGCTGCCGGGGTTTAGAACGTACACGCTCACGGCACAGAGCACCGGGACGAGGATTGTTGCCTTTGACTTTGTTGGCGACGCCATGTTGCCCGCCGATTTCGGGTTCTTCGGGGCGATGAACCAAGTTCATCCCCTTGGATTCGATACGCCTTTCAAAGACCAGAACGGCTTTTTCGCCGCCGTCGGGGCGCTGCCGTCTCAAGACTCGCAGTTCCTCTTCGTCTTGAGCGACCTGGCGTTTGCCATCCCGGGGTTAAGCACCGACAGCCACAGCCGCTTAGAGGCCGTCCTTGCGCTGCTCCAACCGACCTCCTCGGTCCCGTTTGTCCAGTTGGTGCTGCCGGCCGGCCCGGGCGCGGGGGGCGTGCTGTACTCGGGCCTCGTCGCCCTTGAATCCGGGGACGTTCTCTTCGTGACAGGCAGCGTTGGCGTGCCCGTGCCGGAGCCCGCCGCATTGGTGCTGGCCGGCCTGGCAGGTTGCGGCGCGGTTGGGGTTTGCTGTCGTCGATCGAATAGGGGCCGCCGATGATCCGCAAAGCATTCGTCATGCAGGTGGACCCAGGCCGGCTGGACGAGTACCGCGACCGGCACCGGCCTATCTGGCCCGACCTGGAGGAGGTGCTGAAGTCGCACGGCGTGCACAACTACTCCATCTTCCTCCTGCCCGGCACGCGACAACTGTTTGCGTACGCCGAGGTCGAGGACGAGGCGCAGTGGCGGCAGATCGCGCAAAGCGATCCGTGCCGGCGGTGGTGGGCCTACATGCGAGACATCATGCCGACCAACGAAGACCACAGCCCGGTGTGCGAAGACCTGGAAGAGGTGTTTCACCTCGATTGAGGGCCGCACGCCACTGGCTACCGATTAAACACAGAGCCACTGAGCACTCGGAGACGGACGGAGAAACAGAAGGTGAAGTAAGCCGCCGATGGACGCGGATGAACGC from Pirellulimonas nuda includes:
- a CDS encoding polysaccharide biosynthesis protein, whose product is MQLQQLSTLLLYAVLAAVSYAAAFALRFGGVVPPQYVDVLIGSIGLATCAKLAACYWFGLHKGFSRYLSFDDLIVIGKATTLGSIALTFADALLMPLASLPRGVLVIDWGATLMTLGLVRAAPRALRHFPGFAAAGRGPRALIVGADDDGEALLRALRGSRTAPRRVVGFLDADPRRQGRRIGGVPVLGAADRLSYWVARLHIEEVLISGGMNGRDVRMLVDAAEQCGVRVCVLPSYDRLLQGSVAVQPRPVAIEDLLRRDPVQLDQASLHGFVGGQTVLVTGSAGSIGSELCRQLLALGPKRLVLVDRSETGQFFLERELTLGGSGVEVTAMLADMTDVDRLRVVFDQTRPDVVFHAAAYKHVPLMESHPGEGIKNIVLATRNVAELAHEFDCGTLVMISTDKAVNPTSVMGSCKKLAERYVQARAAAGRRFITVRFGNVLDSAGSVVPIFRQQIAAGGPITITHPDIVRYFMMIPEAAQLVIQAGALGAGGEIFVLDMGEPVRIVDLARDMIHLSGLREGEDIEIEVVGLRPGEKLYEELYGDEETHAPTSHPKIMAAASAAVSLLKVTRDINRLEALANAPADVVRAALGEVVPRLESQAAERRAA
- a CDS encoding type II toxin-antitoxin system VapC family toxin, which translates into the protein MPLIVDVSALAPLAFPDEDHHFAEAVVRELSRTDGLIPALFWFEIWNVLSVNVTRRDRLTEDRAIEFVTLLERLGLEVDPPPKSKELLALTFNYRITAYDAAYLELALRVDAPLATQDTDLLEAARASGGRLFLPPSSA
- a CDS encoding PEP-CTERM sorting domain-containing protein translates to MRSVYCCLMLLVAGAACATAPVASDDAIGPPPGVTITDDGGVDTPGLPGFRTYTLTAQSTGTRIVAFDFVGDAMLPADFGFFGAMNQVHPLGFDTPFKDQNGFFAAVGALPSQDSQFLFVLSDLAFAIPGLSTDSHSRLEAVLALLQPTSSVPFVQLVLPAGPGAGGVLYSGLVALESGDVLFVTGSVGVPVPEPAALVLAGLAGCGAVGVCCRRSNRGRR
- the rhaM gene encoding L-rhamnose mutarotase; protein product: MIRKAFVMQVDPGRLDEYRDRHRPIWPDLEEVLKSHGVHNYSIFLLPGTRQLFAYAEVEDEAQWRQIAQSDPCRRWWAYMRDIMPTNEDHSPVCEDLEEVFHLD